The following coding sequences lie in one Cryptococcus neoformans var. neoformans B-3501A chromosome 2, whole genome shotgun sequence genomic window:
- a CDS encoding hypothetical protein (Match to ESTs gb|CF185763.1|CF185763, gb|CF185762.1|CF185762; HMMPfam hit to URO-D, Uroporphyrinogen decarboxylase (URO-D), score: 514.1, E(): 1.3e-151) has translation MPHAIPKLDLVSSWRDIQFPPLKNDLLLRAASGEETPRAPVWVMRQAGRYLPEFLEVRKHHSFFECCQTPSLASALTLQPIDRYPRLDASIIFCDILVVPQALGLEVLMEPSRGPVLPNPLVTPDDIKRLRKDVDVQKELGYVFEAVTLTRKGLDGRVPLIGFCGAPWTLMAYMCEGGGSKTFEKSKSWLYKYPEASHELLRRIADVCADLLIGQVLAGAQMLQVFDSWAGELTPHQFKTFALPPLLHISSKVHSVLSQLSHPGVRITLFAKGANTPSTFSLLSDPAQTGYATLGLDWTVDPVEVREIVGKKVNLQGNFDPTVLYGGKEGIEKEVERLSARWKKAGGGWIANLGHGITPNVKPEDMGWFLECVHKYSERK, from the exons ATGCCCCACGCAATCCCCAAACTCGACCTCGTCAGCTCGTGGAGGGACATCCAGTTCCCCCCGCTCAAGAAtgacctcctcctccgcgCAGCGAGCGGCGAAGAGACCCCTCGTGCTCCAGTATGGGTCATGAGGCAGGCAGGCCGATACCTCCCTG AATTCCTTGAGGTCCGAAAACATCACTCCTTTTTCGAATGCTGCCAAACCCCTTCCCTCGCATCTGCCCTTACTCTCCAACCTATTGACCGTTACCCCCGCCTCGAcgcctccatcatcttctgcgACATCCTTGTTGTCCCTCAAGCTCTCGGCTTGGAAGTCCTCATGGAACCTTCTCGCGGTCCTGTCCTTCCAAATCCACTTGTCACACCTGATGACATCAAGCGCCTCAGGAAGGATGTAGATGTGCAAAAAGAGTTGGGATATGTATTTGAGGCGGTCACGCTTACCAGGAAGGGATTGGATGGAAGGGTGCCCCTGATTGGGTTCTGTGGTGCCCCTTGGACGTTGATGGCGTACATGTGtgaaggtggagggagCAAGACGTTtgagaagagcaagagctGGCTGTACAAGTACCCCGAGGCGAGTCATGAGTTGTTGAGGCGTATTGCGGATGTTTGTGCCGATCTCCTTATCGGCCAAGTTCTTGCCGGTGCTCAA ATGCTCCAAGTATTTGACTCCTGGGCTGGCGAACTTACCCCTCACCAATTCAAGACCTTTGcactccctcctcttctccacatcTCATCCAAAGTCCACTCCGTCCTCTCCCAACTCTCTCACCCCGGCGTACGTATTACCCTCTTCGCTAAGGGCGCCAACACAccctccaccttttccctcctctctgATCCTGCTCAAACGGGGTACGCTACCCTCGGCCTAGATTGGACCGTGGACCCTGTGGAAGTCCGGGAGATTGTAGGCAAAAAGGTTAACCTCCAAGGAAACTTTGATCCCACAGTGTTGTatggagggaaagaagggatagagaaagaggtggagaggtTGAGTGCGAGGTGGAAGAAAGCTGGAGGCGGGTGGATCGCAAATTTGGGGCATGGGATCACGCCGAATGTCAAACCGGAAGATATGGGGTGGTTCTTGGAGTGTGTGCACAAGTATTCGGAGAGGAAATAA